The Streptomyces sp. Alt3 genome has a segment encoding these proteins:
- a CDS encoding IS5 family transposase (programmed frameshift), whose product MSTRPWIVDDELWALIEPLLPPWPERSPGPRPVSDRLCLQGILFVLYNDIAWQLLPPELGFGSGQTCWRRLDRWQKAGVFDRLHRVLLAELNAAGELDWSRACVDGSHIRAKKGGADTGPSPVDRRKTGSKHHLICDGRGTPLKVITTAANVNDITQTLNLVDGIPPVAGRPGRPRRRPEAVLGDKAYESKAVRLELRRRKILPVISLKGAPNIKGLGKLRYVVEQTFALLHQFRRLAIRWERRLELHDALKSVLSWPGRLITGAMLPLWSARAGV is encoded by the exons GTGAGTACTCGACCGTGGATCGTGGACGATGAGTTGTGGGCGCTGATCGAGCCGTTGTTGCCTCCGTGGCCGGAGCGGTCACCGGGGCCTCGGCCGGTGTCGGACCGGCTCTGTCTCCAGGGCATCCTGTTCGTCCTCTACAACGACATAGCCTGGCAACTTCTGCCCCCGGAACTGGGGTTCGGCTCGGGACAGACGTGCTGGCGCCGCCTGGACCGGTGGCAGAAGGCAGGGGTCTTCGACCGGCTGCATCGGGTCCTGCTCGCAGAGCTGAACGCGGCCGGCGAGCTCGACTGGTCGCGGGCTTGCGTGGATGGTTCTCACATCCGCGCGA AAAAAGGGGGCGCCGACACCGGTCCGTCGCCGGTCGACCGGCGGAAGACGGGCAGCAAACACCACCTGATCTGCGACGGACGCGGCACCCCGCTCAAAGTCATCACCACCGCGGCGAACGTCAACGACATCACCCAGACCCTCAATCTGGTCGACGGTATCCCGCCCGTCGCTGGCCGGCCCGGCCGACCGCGACGGCGCCCCGAGGCTGTCCTGGGCGACAAGGCATACGAGTCGAAGGCCGTGCGCCTGGAACTGCGGCGCCGCAAGATCTTGCCGGTCATCTCCCTCAAGGGTGCCCCGAACATCAAGGGCCTGGGCAAGCTCCGCTACGTCGTCGAGCAGACGTTCGCCCTGCTCCACCAGTTCAGACGTCTCGCCATCCGATGGGAACGACGCCTCGAACTCCACGACGCCTTAAAGAGCGTTTTGTCCTGGCCAGGGCGTTTGATAACTGGCGCGATGTTGCCGCTTTGGTCGGCCCGTGCCGGCGTGTGA
- a CDS encoding IS5 family transposase, whose amino-acid sequence MPRRQRPYPSDLSDARWELLEPTLTAWRANRRGKGLDIGRPPEHDLRRIMDAILYVDRTGIPWRYLPHDFAPWETVYGYFAAWQKDEVFDQLNGLLRRLVREAEGRDAEPSACVLDAQSIKTSANVPAAGQGIDAGKKIAGRKRHIGVDTLGLLLAVLVTAANVSDNVGGIQVLSSIAADHPRVTKAWADTGYRTKVIDHGARLGIDVEITRRDPAHKGFKVIPRRWVVERTFGWLMHHRRLARDYETHPHRSEAMVHLAMIDLMSRRLTRESTPNWKDS is encoded by the coding sequence ATGCCTCGCCGACAGCGGCCGTACCCGAGTGACCTGTCCGATGCCCGTTGGGAACTGCTGGAACCAACTCTGACAGCATGGCGGGCCAATCGAAGAGGGAAGGGCCTGGACATCGGCCGACCGCCCGAGCACGATCTGCGCCGGATCATGGACGCCATCCTCTACGTCGACCGGACCGGGATCCCCTGGCGGTACCTACCGCACGACTTCGCCCCATGGGAGACGGTTTACGGGTACTTCGCCGCCTGGCAGAAGGACGAGGTCTTCGACCAGCTCAACGGTCTCCTGCGGCGACTGGTCCGAGAGGCCGAAGGCCGCGACGCCGAGCCGAGCGCCTGCGTCCTGGACGCCCAGAGCATCAAGACCTCGGCCAATGTGCCCGCGGCCGGCCAGGGCATCGACGCGGGCAAGAAGATCGCGGGCCGCAAACGGCACATCGGCGTTGACACGCTCGGCCTCCTCCTGGCCGTGCTGGTCACAGCCGCCAACGTTTCCGACAACGTCGGCGGCATTCAGGTTCTCTCGAGCATCGCCGCAGACCATCCGCGTGTCACGAAGGCGTGGGCCGACACGGGCTACCGCACCAAGGTCATCGACCACGGCGCCCGCCTCGGCATCGACGTCGAAATCACCCGCCGCGACCCCGCTCACAAGGGCTTCAAGGTGATTCCGCGACGTTGGGTCGTCGAGCGGACCTTCGGATGGCTCATGCACCACCGTCGCCTCGCCCGCGACTACGAAACCCACCCCCATCGCTCCGAAGCGATGGTCCACCTCGCGATGATCGACCTGATGAGCCGCAGGCTTACCCGAGAGTCGACTCCGAACTGGAAGGACTCATAG
- a CDS encoding IS5 family transposase, protein MISDLVPDDLWARIAPMLPPPPQRRHRYTGRHRTCDRIALAGIIFVLRTGVTWRDVPRQEVGCSGVTAWRRLRDWTEAGVWPRLHVAILTELRTARLLEMDDCAIDGSHIRALKGGAHTGPSPVDRGRPGSKHHVIVDRHGTPLAVSLTGGNRHDVTQLMPLVDAIPRIRGLRGRPRHRPRCLYADRGYDFDKYRRLLRHRGIAPKIARRGAPHGSGLGKTRWVVERTFAWLHQFKRLRIRYEIRADFHLALLQLACSIICLRRLRTSF, encoded by the coding sequence GTGATCAGTGATCTTGTGCCCGATGACCTTTGGGCCCGCATTGCTCCGATGCTGCCACCCCCTCCGCAGCGGCGGCATCGATATACGGGACGACACCGGACATGCGACCGCATCGCGCTGGCAGGCATCATCTTCGTCCTGCGTACGGGTGTGACCTGGCGCGACGTGCCACGCCAGGAGGTGGGTTGCTCCGGGGTGACGGCCTGGCGCCGTCTACGGGACTGGACCGAAGCCGGCGTCTGGCCCCGCCTGCACGTTGCGATCCTCACCGAGCTGCGGACGGCCAGGCTGCTGGAGATGGACGACTGTGCCATCGACGGATCGCACATCCGCGCCCTCAAAGGAGGAGCTCACACAGGACCATCTCCAGTCGACCGGGGCCGCCCCGGCAGCAAGCACCACGTCATCGTCGACCGGCACGGCACACCGCTCGCTGTGTCACTGACCGGCGGCAACCGACACGATGTCACCCAGCTCATGCCGCTCGTCGATGCCATCCCCCGCATTCGTGGACTGCGCGGACGGCCGCGCCATCGCCCGCGATGCCTGTACGCCGACCGCGGCTACGACTTCGACAAGTACCGGCGACTCCTCCGGCACCGAGGGATAGCTCCGAAAATCGCCCGCCGTGGTGCCCCCCACGGCTCCGGCTTGGGCAAAACCCGCTGGGTTGTCGAGCGCACCTTCGCCTGGCTCCACCAGTTCAAGAGGCTCCGCATCCGCTACGAGATACGCGCCGACTTCCACCTCGCCCTGCTACAACTCGCTTGCAGCATCATCTGCTTGAGGCGACTCCGAACCTCATTCTGA
- a CDS encoding ISAzo13 family transposase, giving the protein MSGLERQPTVLAAKFEAILPHLDERQRRLLIGAEAQSLGHGGIRAVARAAGVREATVSVGVRELDSGEVPLGRIRRSGAGRKRVVDRNPAVREALLTLVEPDVRGDPMSPLRWTTKSTRKLAEQLTRQGHKICADTVGDLLREEGFSLQSNAKTLEGKQHPDRDAQFHYLNEQARDHQDCGAPVISVDTKKKELVGPFKNNGREWEPRGEPVRVDTHDFPDRELGRAVPYGIFDVAANTGWVNVGTDHDTAAFAVESIRRWWNGAGRAAYPTADRLLITADAGGSNGYRTRTWKTELARFATEAGLTVTVCHLPPGTSKWNRIEHRLFSHITMNWRGRPLTSHEVIVQSIAATTTKTGLTVHAELDTNLYPTGVQVSDDELAALPITRHRFHGDWNYTLHPQPSREATAINNTPDQAQANRLDHLTRRSLQDPELTGMTRQRLSELIDELTPALEAQREDVLRARRGHERLVAPGTGAKAKLTPADRVLATVLHLRKLATMDLLGQLFGVSAVTICRANQEIRPLLEAHGPRVDASTARFRTPADITTFLASDLL; this is encoded by the coding sequence ATGAGCGGGTTAGAGAGACAACCGACTGTACTGGCAGCCAAGTTCGAGGCGATTCTGCCGCACCTCGACGAGCGGCAGCGTCGCTTGTTGATAGGGGCGGAGGCCCAGTCCCTCGGCCACGGCGGGATCAGAGCAGTCGCCCGTGCCGCCGGTGTCCGTGAGGCCACTGTGTCTGTCGGAGTGCGGGAACTCGACTCCGGAGAAGTGCCATTGGGACGCATTCGCCGGTCCGGCGCCGGCCGCAAACGCGTCGTCGACCGGAACCCGGCCGTTCGGGAAGCACTCCTCACGCTGGTCGAGCCGGACGTCCGCGGAGATCCCATGTCGCCGTTGCGCTGGACCACCAAATCCACCCGCAAGCTCGCCGAGCAGCTGACCCGGCAGGGCCACAAGATCTGTGCGGACACGGTGGGCGACCTGCTGCGCGAGGAGGGCTTCAGCCTGCAGAGCAACGCCAAGACGCTGGAAGGCAAGCAGCATCCCGACCGTGACGCACAGTTCCACTACCTCAACGAGCAGGCCCGTGATCACCAGGACTGCGGAGCTCCGGTGATCAGCGTGGACACGAAGAAGAAGGAACTGGTCGGCCCGTTCAAAAACAACGGCCGTGAATGGGAGCCGAGAGGCGAACCGGTGCGGGTCGACACCCACGACTTCCCCGACCGCGAGCTGGGCAGAGCGGTGCCCTACGGCATCTTCGACGTCGCCGCGAACACCGGCTGGGTCAACGTGGGCACCGACCACGACACCGCCGCGTTCGCCGTCGAATCGATCCGCCGCTGGTGGAACGGAGCCGGCCGGGCCGCCTACCCGACGGCCGACCGGCTCCTGATCACCGCCGATGCGGGCGGCTCCAACGGCTATCGCACCCGCACCTGGAAGACCGAACTCGCCCGGTTCGCCACCGAGGCCGGCCTGACGGTTACCGTCTGCCACCTGCCTCCCGGAACTTCGAAGTGGAACCGGATCGAGCACCGGCTGTTCTCCCACATCACCATGAACTGGCGTGGAAGGCCTCTGACCAGCCACGAAGTCATCGTCCAGAGCATCGCCGCGACCACCACGAAGACCGGCCTGACCGTTCACGCCGAACTCGACACCAACCTCTATCCCACCGGCGTCCAGGTCAGTGATGACGAACTTGCCGCCCTGCCGATCACCCGACACCGCTTCCACGGCGACTGGAACTACACCCTCCACCCGCAGCCCTCGCGGGAGGCGACGGCGATCAACAACACCCCCGACCAGGCCCAGGCGAACAGGCTGGATCACCTCACGCGGCGTTCGCTGCAGGACCCGGAACTGACCGGGATGACCCGCCAGCGGCTCAGCGAGCTCATCGACGAGCTGACTCCAGCGCTGGAGGCTCAACGCGAGGACGTGCTCCGCGCACGTCGTGGTCACGAGCGTCTGGTCGCACCGGGCACAGGTGCCAAAGCCAAGCTCACCCCAGCCGACCGGGTCCTGGCCACCGTGCTCCACCTGCGCAAACTCGCCACCATGGACCTCTTGGGCCAACTGTTCGGCGTCTCCGCCGTGACCATCTGCCGAGCGAACCAGGAAATTCGCCCACTCCTCGAAGCACACGGCCCTCGAGTCGATGCCTCCACCGCCCGCTTCCGCACACCAGCCGACATCACGACGTTCCTCGCTTCTGACCTGCTCTAG
- a CDS encoding SRPBCC family protein, which translates to MSSLAITASSHSSASAAIVYAALLDAESWPLWSAYADVEWDVPAGVDRPARVDDLRTIRSHTGRVCCRERVVEMIPDQRFSYEQTAGLFTSHRGSVDLARAPHGATDITWSATYRHTLPLLDMLRRRRLQVWVQDLASYANSIVSRNS; encoded by the coding sequence GTGTCGTCCCTCGCTATTACTGCTTCTTCGCACTCATCGGCGTCTGCCGCCATCGTCTACGCGGCGCTCCTGGATGCAGAATCCTGGCCGTTGTGGTCCGCCTACGCCGACGTCGAGTGGGATGTGCCTGCGGGAGTCGACCGGCCGGCACGCGTGGATGACCTGCGCACCATCCGTTCCCATACTGGGCGTGTGTGCTGCCGCGAGCGCGTCGTCGAGATGATTCCCGACCAGCGGTTCAGCTACGAACAGACCGCAGGTCTGTTCACCTCTCATCGAGGGTCTGTGGACCTGGCCCGAGCCCCCCATGGCGCCACCGACATCACCTGGTCAGCGACCTACCGACACACCCTCCCTCTCCTGGACATGCTCAGGAGACGGCGTCTGCAGGTTTGGGTCCAGGATCTCGCGTCATACGCCAACTCGATCGTGAGCCGTAACTCCTAG
- a CDS encoding polymer-forming cytoskeletal protein, with amino-acid sequence MTATSGVHTPWVRGREEDAGWIEFPSKGLNVFHGAAAERLWGTVSASEADLNDLFTRRAKTEHLTVETGLTVDGVLETQDGPPRLVVHGRLDAEGDLKADRNAVVGGALTVAGQVDAGGELHATSNAVVDGDLIVNGKLELDALLVAREATVGGDLTVNGRADVLGGLRSAGETVIGDDLTVDGGLGVRGESAFSGKVNANAHLSVRNGSDWILHTDDDLISVNGGLRVQEESLFLGKVNANGRLSVRNGTDWLVHVNDDQVAIQGSLRVHGAFHSDS; translated from the coding sequence GTGACCGCCACGAGCGGAGTGCACACCCCGTGGGTGCGGGGCCGCGAGGAGGACGCCGGGTGGATCGAGTTCCCGTCCAAGGGGCTGAACGTCTTCCACGGCGCCGCCGCGGAGCGGTTGTGGGGCACCGTTTCGGCCAGTGAGGCGGACCTGAACGACCTGTTCACCCGTCGGGCCAAGACGGAACACCTCACGGTCGAGACCGGGTTGACGGTCGACGGTGTGCTGGAGACGCAGGACGGACCTCCCCGGCTGGTCGTCCACGGCCGGTTGGACGCCGAGGGTGATCTGAAGGCCGACCGGAACGCGGTCGTCGGGGGCGCCCTCACCGTCGCCGGCCAGGTGGACGCCGGAGGCGAGCTGCACGCCACCAGCAACGCCGTGGTGGACGGCGACCTCATCGTCAACGGCAAGCTGGAGCTGGATGCACTGCTCGTCGCGCGCGAAGCCACCGTCGGCGGTGATCTCACCGTCAACGGCAGGGCGGATGTCCTGGGCGGGCTGCGGTCCGCCGGGGAGACCGTCATCGGTGACGACCTCACCGTCGACGGCGGTCTCGGTGTCCGCGGGGAGTCCGCGTTCTCGGGGAAGGTGAACGCCAACGCGCACTTGTCGGTCCGGAACGGGAGCGACTGGATTCTGCACACGGACGACGACCTGATATCAGTCAACGGCGGCCTCCGCGTCCAGGAGGAGTCGCTGTTCCTCGGCAAGGTGAACGCGAACGGGCGCCTGTCGGTCCGGAACGGGACCGACTGGCTCGTTCACGTCAACGACGACCAGGTGGCGATCCAAGGCAGCCTGCGAGTGCACGGGGCGTTCCACTCCGACAGTTGA
- a CDS encoding discoidin domain-containing protein, which yields MRPVDVGPPTDEAAPKRVRITARTLRAGLTSLLAAVLVGSLAPAAHAAARPEQPTAAPATAAGQSWPGNKPNKAGGKDYYIDATQGHDDAAGTSPGSAWRSLAKASATTFGPGDRILLKAGEQWQDEQLWPKGSGSAGKPVTISAYGDKRAGRPYIATNGNVPSPFKADGTKNPETVGLTGAIVLRNQQYWNIDNVELSNDDDFATDITKGSYVRDGIMVSINADLMKADDDTIMDHFRISNIYVHDLDGPSNWQKIHYGAVDFQVFGSKSYKDYATGGHYFKDVRIENNTFDNVELHAVQFAFNWFAADGADAGQYDEAGKYHEGWEQLWVRTRDLYSRDVYIGHNYARSIGQGAFQLADTQRMTVEYNEVNGFLERYDAVSCGLYLWAGADSTMQYNEVYGGPHNEYDGTPWDLEYTNFNVTYQYNYSHDNAAGWMAYMGNSSNSVARYNLSVNDNGVLVKNMLSTNYSPTYFTNNTFVYDGADLDYVHDETFLSRVYFLNNIFYNTSKTTETPWYRRTGALRQAVFSHNDYYEAGAEHSTQEPADPDGLRTDPKFVGDPADHVTGAGVDHIRKAAAHFSLRKDSPLIDAGRYNAHMGSSDFLGTRLYYGDAPDIGIAERKAGKHVAHPVDDDPIEEEADNRADLALGKPVTASSTHPGANGSLGAEKLTDGDLTTRWAAADDAAYPITLDIDLGTDTTFDQVYLDEYTDSGTNPRVQSFELQRWDAATGTWVTFASRDTGIGHDLTVTGFDSVTTTKLRVALTGQIATEQYTPSLTAVSLHHTGG from the coding sequence ATGAGACCTGTCGACGTCGGCCCACCCACCGACGAAGCGGCGCCGAAGCGAGTGCGGATCACCGCGCGGACGCTTCGCGCGGGCCTGACCTCCCTGCTGGCCGCGGTACTCGTGGGATCACTCGCCCCGGCCGCGCACGCCGCGGCCCGGCCCGAGCAGCCCACCGCCGCCCCCGCCACTGCCGCCGGGCAGTCCTGGCCGGGCAACAAGCCGAACAAGGCAGGCGGCAAGGACTACTACATCGACGCCACGCAGGGCCACGACGACGCGGCCGGCACCTCACCCGGTTCCGCCTGGCGCAGCCTCGCCAAGGCGAGCGCCACGACGTTCGGGCCGGGCGACCGGATCCTGCTCAAGGCCGGTGAGCAGTGGCAGGACGAGCAACTGTGGCCCAAGGGCTCCGGCAGCGCGGGCAAGCCGGTCACCATCTCGGCCTACGGCGACAAGCGCGCCGGCCGCCCCTACATCGCGACGAACGGCAACGTGCCCAGCCCGTTCAAGGCGGACGGCACGAAGAACCCCGAGACCGTCGGCCTGACCGGCGCGATCGTGCTGCGCAACCAGCAGTACTGGAACATCGACAACGTCGAGCTGTCCAACGACGACGACTTCGCGACCGACATCACCAAGGGGTCGTACGTCCGCGACGGAATCATGGTCTCGATCAACGCCGACCTGATGAAGGCCGACGATGACACCATCATGGACCACTTCCGCATATCGAACATCTACGTCCACGACCTCGACGGCCCGAGCAACTGGCAGAAGATCCACTACGGTGCGGTCGACTTCCAGGTCTTCGGCAGCAAGAGCTACAAGGACTACGCGACCGGCGGCCACTACTTCAAGGACGTGCGGATCGAGAACAACACGTTCGACAACGTCGAGCTGCACGCCGTCCAGTTCGCGTTCAACTGGTTCGCCGCCGACGGCGCGGACGCGGGCCAGTACGACGAGGCCGGCAAGTACCACGAGGGCTGGGAGCAGCTGTGGGTACGCACCCGCGACCTGTACAGCCGTGACGTCTACATCGGCCACAACTACGCCAGGAGCATCGGCCAAGGCGCCTTCCAGCTCGCCGACACCCAGCGGATGACCGTCGAGTACAACGAGGTCAACGGCTTCCTGGAGCGCTACGACGCGGTGTCCTGCGGCCTGTACCTGTGGGCGGGCGCCGACTCGACCATGCAGTACAACGAGGTGTACGGCGGTCCGCACAACGAGTACGACGGAACCCCCTGGGACCTGGAGTACACGAACTTCAACGTGACGTACCAGTACAACTACTCGCACGACAACGCGGCGGGCTGGATGGCCTACATGGGCAACAGCTCGAACTCGGTCGCCCGTTACAACCTGAGCGTCAACGACAACGGCGTCCTCGTGAAGAACATGCTGTCGACGAACTACTCGCCGACTTACTTCACGAACAACACCTTCGTCTACGACGGCGCCGACCTGGACTACGTCCACGACGAGACGTTCCTGAGCCGTGTCTACTTCCTGAACAACATCTTCTACAACACCTCGAAGACGACCGAGACTCCGTGGTACCGCCGTACCGGCGCCCTGCGGCAGGCCGTGTTCTCCCACAACGACTACTACGAGGCGGGCGCCGAGCACTCCACCCAGGAACCGGCCGACCCGGACGGGCTGCGAACCGATCCGAAGTTCGTCGGCGACCCCGCCGACCACGTCACGGGGGCGGGCGTGGACCACATCCGCAAGGCCGCCGCGCACTTCTCGCTGCGCAAGGACTCGCCGCTGATCGACGCGGGCCGCTACAACGCGCACATGGGCTCCTCGGACTTCCTGGGAACCCGCCTCTACTACGGTGACGCCCCGGACATCGGCATCGCCGAGAGGAAGGCAGGCAAGCACGTCGCCCACCCGGTCGACGACGATCCGATCGAGGAGGAGGCCGACAACCGGGCCGACCTCGCCCTCGGCAAGCCGGTGACCGCCAGCTCCACCCATCCCGGCGCGAACGGCTCGCTCGGCGCGGAGAAGCTGACCGACGGCGACCTGACCACCCGCTGGGCCGCCGCCGACGACGCGGCCTACCCGATCACGCTCGACATCGACCTCGGTACGGACACCACCTTCGACCAGGTCTACCTGGACGAGTACACGGACTCGGGCACCAATCCGCGGGTGCAGTCGTTCGAGCTCCAGCGCTGGGACGCGGCGACGGGCACCTGGGTGACCTTCGCGAGCCGTGACACGGGCATCGGACACGACCTGACCGTGACCGGCTTCGACAGCGTCACCACCACCAAGCTCCGGGTTGCTCTCACCGGCCAGATCGCCACGGAGCAGTACACCCCGAGCCTGACCGCGGTCTCGCTCCACCACACGGGCGGATGA
- a CDS encoding peptidylprolyl isomerase, translated as MRAPGAASRTPPRRTLAVLTGGCLVLAALIVTAVTTLGGSHRTDEVASMDGHPVTREELLFHMRRLAPTVQNELRTEYHLRGTFTWNAPTGEGTALQRLETRALDEIRKDKTTFVLAKEQGLADSVDHADLAAERTKENEARALAVAAGRTVYGVTEFSPEEYYTHRLTELTTSLKARLGKDPDGPLNVTDTEVREAFDADPDAWSANATTYTYTRLVVQVPDGAAEDFATGLQSRVKAARHLKALTDEPDAELTTATYGGSGSTGLNTHDQDLVSVLGTIEPGQISAPVKGTGQITYYELDRRKTDGDKAFTEYAQRIRQSLVAEEFDAYLQRRADDTSMDVDASAMAAINAKDVQQ; from the coding sequence GTGCGCGCCCCCGGCGCCGCCTCCCGCACACCGCCGCGGCGCACCCTCGCCGTCCTGACCGGCGGCTGCCTCGTCCTCGCCGCACTGATCGTCACCGCGGTGACGACGCTCGGCGGCTCCCACCGCACCGACGAGGTCGCCTCGATGGACGGCCACCCCGTCACCCGCGAGGAACTCCTCTTCCACATGCGGCGGCTCGCGCCCACCGTCCAGAACGAACTGCGCACCGAGTACCACCTGCGCGGCACGTTCACCTGGAACGCCCCGACGGGGGAGGGCACCGCGCTCCAGCGCCTCGAGACCCGTGCGCTCGACGAGATCCGGAAGGACAAGACCACCTTCGTCCTCGCGAAGGAACAGGGACTCGCCGACTCCGTGGACCACGCCGACCTCGCCGCCGAGCGCACGAAGGAGAACGAGGCCCGCGCCCTCGCGGTCGCCGCGGGCCGGACCGTCTACGGCGTCACGGAGTTCTCGCCCGAGGAGTACTACACCCACCGGCTCACCGAACTCACCACGAGCCTCAAGGCCCGCCTCGGCAAGGACCCGGACGGCCCGCTCAACGTCACCGACACGGAGGTCCGGGAAGCGTTCGACGCCGACCCGGACGCCTGGAGCGCCAACGCGACCACCTACACGTACACACGACTCGTGGTGCAGGTACCCGACGGCGCCGCCGAGGATTTCGCCACCGGACTCCAGAGCCGTGTGAAGGCCGCCCGGCACCTCAAGGCCCTCACGGACGAACCGGACGCCGAGCTGACAACCGCGACCTACGGCGGCAGCGGCTCCACCGGGCTGAACACCCACGACCAGGACCTCGTGTCCGTGCTCGGCACGATCGAGCCGGGACAGATCTCCGCGCCCGTCAAGGGCACCGGCCAGATCACCTACTACGAACTCGACCGCAGGAAGACCGACGGGGACAAGGCGTTCACGGAGTACGCCCAGCGGATCCGCCAGTCGCTCGTCGCGGAGGAGTTCGACGCATACCTCCAGCGCCGGGCCGACGACACCTCGATGGACGTCGACGCCTCGGCAATGGCCGCCATCAACGCGAAGGATGTGCAGCAATGA
- a CDS encoding alpha-L-fucosidase, giving the protein MSAGASGRTLAQVRPSARQLAWQEMEFYGFIHFGMNTMTDREWGEGHDDPALFDPADLDADQWVRALKSAGMTGVILTCKHHDGFCLWPSDATDYSVASSPWRGGRGDIVAEVADAARRHGLKFGVYLSPWDRTEASYGSGTGYDDFYIAQLTELLTRYGPVFSVWLDGANGEGPNGKRQVYDWERYYAVVRELQPDAVINVCGPDVRWCGNEAGDTRPDEWSVVPRSLQDAERTASRSQQADDGTFARLVRSDERDLGSRAALAGHESDLVWYPAEVNTSIRPGWFHHTAEDTEVRPVDELFTIYRRAVGGNSCFLLNVPPARDGRLHDADVAALTALGQRIEDFRSRRIEATAAVTSGTPGDVATAWPGRARTPWRPEAADARPALTLEFTGTRTVEAVVLGEDITQGQRIEHVVVRGRHNGEWTTLAEANAVGHQRILVFPPTEADTIVFEVTQARDTPVLARAAAIGAAS; this is encoded by the coding sequence TTGAGCGCCGGGGCGTCCGGACGGACGCTGGCCCAGGTCCGGCCGAGCGCGCGACAACTCGCCTGGCAGGAGATGGAGTTCTACGGATTCATCCACTTCGGCATGAACACCATGACCGACCGCGAGTGGGGCGAGGGGCACGACGACCCGGCGCTCTTCGACCCGGCCGACCTCGACGCCGACCAATGGGTGCGGGCGCTCAAGAGCGCCGGGATGACCGGAGTCATCCTCACCTGCAAGCACCACGACGGTTTCTGCCTGTGGCCGAGCGACGCGACGGACTACTCGGTCGCCTCGTCGCCGTGGCGCGGCGGCAGGGGCGACATCGTCGCCGAGGTAGCCGACGCCGCCCGCCGGCACGGCCTCAAGTTCGGGGTCTACCTGTCGCCCTGGGACCGCACCGAGGCGTCCTACGGCTCGGGAACCGGCTACGACGACTTCTACATCGCCCAGCTCACCGAACTGCTCACCCGCTACGGTCCGGTGTTCTCCGTGTGGCTGGACGGTGCGAACGGCGAGGGCCCGAACGGCAAGCGCCAGGTCTACGACTGGGAGCGCTACTACGCGGTCGTCCGCGAGCTCCAGCCGGACGCGGTGATCAACGTGTGCGGGCCCGACGTCCGCTGGTGCGGCAACGAAGCCGGCGACACCCGCCCCGACGAGTGGAGCGTGGTACCGCGGTCCCTCCAGGACGCCGAACGGACCGCGTCCCGCTCGCAGCAGGCGGACGACGGCACGTTCGCCCGGCTCGTCCGCAGCGACGAGCGCGACCTGGGCAGCCGCGCCGCCCTCGCCGGCCACGAGTCCGACCTCGTCTGGTACCCGGCCGAGGTCAACACCTCGATCCGGCCCGGCTGGTTCCACCACACGGCTGAGGACACCGAGGTCCGCCCGGTGGACGAGCTGTTCACGATCTACCGGCGCGCGGTCGGCGGCAACTCCTGCTTCCTGCTCAACGTCCCCCCGGCCCGGGACGGACGCCTGCACGATGCGGACGTGGCGGCACTGACAGCCCTCGGTCAGCGCATCGAGGACTTCCGTTCCCGCCGGATCGAGGCGACCGCGGCAGTCACCTCCGGCACCCCGGGGGATGTCGCCACCGCGTGGCCCGGCCGTGCGCGCACACCCTGGCGGCCCGAAGCGGCCGACGCCCGCCCCGCTCTGACCCTTGAGTTCACGGGAACCCGTACGGTCGAGGCGGTCGTCCTGGGCGAGGACATCACCCAGGGACAGCGCATCGAGCACGTGGTCGTCCGGGGCCGGCACAACGGTGAGTGGACGACGCTCGCCGAGGCGAACGCGGTGGGCCACCAGCGCATCCTCGTCTTCCCGCCGACCGAGGCCGACACGATCGTGTTCGAGGTGACCCAGGCCCGGGACACCCCCGTCCTCGCCCGGGCGGCCGCGATCGGGGCGGCTTCGTGA
- a CDS encoding DUF6903 family protein, which yields MKDSTRTALLVTVRTLIAAACVALVVVERTTIGWGHLAVMLVALAGLLALLASYNRRFR from the coding sequence ATGAAGGACTCGACGCGTACGGCGCTGCTCGTCACCGTCCGCACGCTGATCGCGGCGGCCTGTGTGGCACTCGTCGTGGTGGAGCGCACGACGATCGGGTGGGGACACCTCGCCGTCATGCTCGTCGCGCTGGCCGGGCTGCTGGCCCTGCTCGCCTCGTACAACCGGCGGTTCCGTTGA